The Lycium ferocissimum isolate CSIRO_LF1 unplaced genomic scaffold, AGI_CSIRO_Lferr_CH_V1 ctg9506, whole genome shotgun sequence DNA window GAACAGTATAATATGATCTAACTTTATTTATACTTTTAACTGAGTAAGCAATTTTGATGTTTTCTGGACAAAACCAACCTTTGACTTCGTCCTTTGTCTTTTTTTACTTCTTGTCTCTCTATCCAAGAAGCTCCCTCCTTTACTTTCTCAATAATCAACAGAATAACCATACATATCAATAACCATACTCTCTATTCATTCAGTTATATTCAAGTCCAAATTTGAACAAACATAAACATGTATACGAGATTTGCTGCCGCCCATACAGCTGTTATTTGTGTTTTCATGGCTCCGTTACAACCTAATGACATCGGTTAATGAAATCGTTTGCCAGTCTTAAGATAAGGGACAACGAGGATGGCATTTCAGACTAAGATTTACTGAAACTGAATTCTTATTTTTCAGAGGAGAATTTTGTTTATAGTAAATTGTCTTTCCAAGAGTAGAGATCAACAATCAATATTCCCACATCCACCATCGCTTCTCCCACATCCAATGCGGCAACTAAATGCACCTTTTTAACTATCAGCGGCATAAAAATTAACAGATTCTATTATTTATTTCCGCAAGCTTTAGTTTAACCATTTTTACCATGACGGTATTGTCCTTACTCTACAGCATATTATGGTGCTTTTTCTGCATGGAAGATAAGGGGTTTACTATCTAAGTAATGTTGTTATGTAATGGCTTGCCTAAATTATTTGAAACCAACTGTAAGAATCTTCTGTAACCATTCAACTATATTCAGGTCCTTTGTAGCACATTCGTGGAGCCTCCTGTTTATCTGGGATCAGGATCAACTATTCTTTATGCAACACAGGACATAGAACTTCTAGTTGCGAGGATGAAAAGCATTATCAAGAAACATTGAAAGCAAAATAAAACATAGAACTTCTAGTTGAGAGGATGAAAAGCATTATCAATAAACATTGAAAGCAAAATAATCCAGGAAACACGTTATTATAACGATCGGAACTTATGGTCTAGCACAGAAAAACTGGTTTCAAACAAATGAAAGAGTTTCAGAGTGAAGCAGATGTATTCTCAGGGATAAACTTGACAGAAACGCTATTCACGCAGTGGCGTTCATCCGTGGGTGTCTTGTGCCCCTCTCCTTTGAAAACATGACCAAGGTGTCCACCACATGCAGCACACGTGATCTCCGTCCTCCTTCCATCTGGATCCGGCTGTAAGTATATACATTGGTGGAGTTAGGATTTTCATTAAGGAGATCAAAATATACTGAAGAAGCCAagactactatatatacataaaaataacttTGACCATATATAAAGTGCAATTTTCTCGAGAAGGAGATTCAGATAAACCCCCTTGTACCCCTAGCTCTGCCCTGAGTATACAGAGTTGGATTTCAGATTACAGCCATAAAACGCGTATAcgaatgaaaagaagaaaaaccagCCAGATTCACTCATTTTGTACTTCTTCTTTTGCCTTAAAAGCAGCCAGATTCACTCATTTTGTACTTCTACCTTTTGCCTTAGGATTCACTTCTATTGTCGTCGAATGAATAAATATATTGTATGCTTTATCAGAACCATCAAAATATgcaaggaaaaaagaaaagcaagatACTTACAGAGCGATTTATTGTCCCCGGAAGACCCTCAAAGAAAGCAGGCCAGCCACAGCCAGAGTCATATTTGGTTGTGGATTTATACAGTGGAGACCCACAACCAGCACAATTGTAGATCCCTTCACCAAAAAACTTGTCATATTCACCCGTACCCTTCAGCCTGCGAAATACTAGTTTCTCAGCAAAGTCGCATACAAAATTATGCCAAGAAATCGAGTGTAACAGAAACAAGGTGTGTACTAGATCCTCCAATTCCCTTTTACATCAGTGAACTCTAGTGAAATAGTTTGGAAAACAAcagtttggttttggtttcatTTACTTGTTAGAAAACAATGTGTATGTGCattttggttttgaaaaaattCTCCAACATCTCAAAGCTTTATGGTTCATAATTGAGTGAAccatttactccctccgtccgtttttacttgtccactatactaaatatagatgtccacttttacttgtccagtttggaaaaccaagacataatttatcATCTTATACCTATTTTTACCCTTATAATCAAGTGCTATTCATTTTCGAACATTAATTAGATGACTTATAATAATTAGGGGTGATATggtaaaattatcattttatttattgcttcttAAGGGGTGTTTCAAGTCAAATATGAATAAGTAAACGTGCATAGAGGGAGTAATTGACCAAAACCAACACACGCTAGGACTCAGAGAAACATAGATGAAAGCCATAAGATGAAGAAATCAAACAGGAAGCAAAGAAGTCAAAGATGTGTGCATGAAACAGGAA harbors:
- the LOC132046118 gene encoding peptide methionine sulfoxide reductase B5-like, coding for MAVNKVEKSEEEWRAVLSSEQFRILREKGTELKGTGEYDKFFGEGIYNCAGCGSPLYKSTTKYDSGCGWPAFFEGLPGTINRSPDPDGRRTEITCAACGGHLGHVFKGEGHKTPTDERHCVNSVSVKFIPENTSASL